From Anopheles coluzzii chromosome 3, AcolN3, whole genome shotgun sequence, the proteins below share one genomic window:
- the LOC120955231 gene encoding uncharacterized protein LOC120955231 gives MCKGVLFCVVLLVLVDSYASLRVKRQFFAPSEECVISHTDIDEMVQLTKLIEGRKSSRKRPLNRNPSSPTQTTTDECSRKLGEFKVSIQDVLTRYSSMQKPSISANQYELLKAQQESELTDLMRRVDNLEREVEQRFRAEIERLRNSLQQLKRRLNDNLRLLEQERETGRKAQEALCVEYIQGGNIEEAARIYRALNGTYDMARLTNDTYQMDADVVGSLVDFFVALQEDGQTFGTIAGFEMLYKLLERNNQLNRERSRIIFHSLVGLEHFYSDPLDIGRVETMRVKMINKLQSFVKGKVAGRR, from the coding sequence ATGTGCAAAGGAGTTTTATTTTGCgtagtgttgttggtgctCGTTGACAGCTATGCCTCGCTCCGAGTAAAGCGACAGTTCTTTGCACCTTCCGAAGAGTGCGTAATATCGCACACCGACATCGATGAGATGGTGCAGCTGACGAAGCTGATCGAGGGGCGTAAATCTTCCCGCAAGCGCCCGCTCAATCGGAATCCCAGCAGCCCAACACAAACCACCACGGACGAATGTAGCCGGAAGCTGGGCGAATTTAAGGTCTCCATTCAAGATGTGCTCACTCGCTACAGCTCTATGCAGAAGCCATCCATATCGGCCAACCAGTACGAGCTGCTCAAGGCGCAGCAAGAGTCGGAATTGACCGATCTGATGCGGCGTGTGGACAATCTGGAGCGCGAAGTTGAGCAACGCTTTCGGGCCGAGATCGAACGGCTGCGCAACAGTTTGCAGCAGCTCAAACGACGGCTGAACGACAATCTGCGCCTGCTGGAGCAGGAAAGGGAAACGGGCCGGAAGGCACAGGAGGCACTGTGTGTGGAGTACATTCAGGGTGGCAACATTGAGGAGGCGGCCCGAATCTACCGAGCACTAAATGGAACGTACGATATGGCGCGGCTCACAAACGATACGTATCAGATGGATGCGGATGTGGTGGGTTCGTTGGTAGATTTTTTCGTAGCACTGCAAGAGGATGGGCAAACATTTGGGACGATTGCTGGATTTGAAATGCTGTACAAGCTCCTGGAACGCAACAATCAGCTTAATCGGGAACGGAGTAGAATCATTTTTCACTCACTGGTGGGGCTGGAACATTTTTACAGCGATCCGTTAGATATTGGTCGCGTTGAAACTATGCGCgttaaaatgataaacaagCTCCAGTCGTTTGTCAAAGGAAAGGTTGCAGGAAgacgataa